The following proteins are co-located in the Methanobacterium aggregans genome:
- a CDS encoding 30S ribosomal protein S15 produces the protein MASKPEWIEYSTEEIEELILKLTKEGNSTSKIGVILRDQYGIPDVKLVTGMKITKILENHGQKQEYPEDLMNLIRKAVNVREHLEENKKDLHTKRGLRIIESKIRRLVKYYTKEGVLPEGWRYDPKTAALLVK, from the coding sequence ATGGCATCAAAGCCAGAATGGATAGAATATTCAACAGAAGAGATAGAAGAGCTTATTTTAAAGCTCACAAAAGAAGGTAACTCCACAAGTAAGATAGGAGTTATACTACGTGACCAGTACGGAATTCCGGATGTTAAACTCGTGACAGGGATGAAAATAACCAAGATCCTTGAAAACCACGGGCAGAAACAGGAATACCCTGAGGATCTCATGAACCTCATAAGGAAAGCTGTTAACGTGAGGGAACACCTCGAGGAAAACAAAAAGGACCTTCACACCAAGAGGGGTCTCAGGATCATCGAATCCAAAATAAGAAGACTCGTCAAGTACTACACAAAGGAAGGCGTGCTTCCGGAAGGATGGAGATATGATCCAAAAACAGCAGCACTCCTTGTTAAATAA
- a CDS encoding XTP/dITP diphosphatase, with protein sequence MKVTFITGNKHKVKEAKGIFLKFGIQLEHADLGYPEIQGDLIDVARYGAKHAAERLEQPVIVEDAGIFIKALEWFPGAYSSYVQDTLGNEGILKLMSDVEDRYAEFRSVIGYCTPKGEPETFLGTVKGRIGHQEKGKHGFAYDPLFIPEGYDKSFGELTTEEKNEFSHRRISLEKFALWYRELQD encoded by the coding sequence ATGAAGGTAACATTTATAACTGGTAACAAACACAAAGTAAAAGAAGCCAAAGGAATCTTCCTTAAGTTTGGCATCCAGCTGGAACATGCTGACCTCGGCTACCCAGAAATCCAGGGAGACCTGATTGATGTGGCCAGGTACGGTGCAAAGCATGCAGCGGAACGTCTAGAGCAACCAGTAATTGTTGAAGACGCAGGAATTTTCATTAAAGCCCTTGAATGGTTCCCAGGAGCATACTCCTCCTACGTTCAGGATACACTTGGGAATGAAGGCATATTAAAACTTATGAGCGATGTTGAAGACAGATACGCCGAATTCAGGTCGGTTATTGGGTACTGCACACCCAAAGGCGAACCCGAGACTTTTTTAGGCACTGTCAAAGGACGAATCGGACATCAAGAAAAAGGAAAGCATGGTTTTGCTTACGATCCACTGTTCATACCGGAAGGATATGATAAAAGCTTTGGAGAACTGACAACAGAAGAGAAAAACGAATTTTCTCACCGTAGAATCTCGCTTGAAAAGTTTGCACTCTGGTACAGAGAACTTCAGGATTAA
- a CDS encoding single-stranded-DNA-specific exonuclease RecJ: MIQKQQHSLLNKAEEACELLSKHIKKDNVVRIISHNDADGISAAGVVCNAISRQGGKFHVTIVPRLKDDVLAKILREKYKLFFFCDMGSASLSKMGRKSDVIIADHHQTTVDESPENIVHVNPHLHGLDGTRDVSASGVSYLTVRPMEYKDLSSLALVGAFGDMQCSDGIKSINKTILDDGVDSGSIEVREDLKVAYKAQEPIYKALSYTFNPALRGISGDEEGSMTFLERVGISYGIKFHELGNEEKDLLKEELVKINPKIFGEVYSIPNEIPELRNIEDYSKILDACGKNKKHGVGLSICIGDRESSVKEAKTLLKTYRENLMNGIGWIKREGSIGMENIQYIYTDDKKRKKVLGTLSSIGIEIEVLDPEKPVLAISRMDNIVKISGRTSMEMVERGVNLGLALEAASKSFNGNGGGHNVAAGAVVPYKDMENFLNIVDEMVGEQIGA; this comes from the coding sequence ATGATCCAAAAACAGCAGCACTCCTTGTTAAATAAGGCTGAAGAAGCTTGCGAATTACTCAGCAAGCATATTAAAAAGGACAACGTTGTGCGGATCATATCCCACAACGATGCCGATGGAATCTCCGCTGCAGGGGTTGTTTGCAATGCAATCTCCCGGCAGGGAGGTAAATTCCATGTTACAATCGTTCCAAGACTTAAAGACGATGTTCTGGCAAAGATCCTTAGGGAAAAATACAAACTATTCTTTTTCTGTGACATGGGCAGCGCCAGCCTCAGCAAAATGGGAAGGAAAAGCGATGTTATAATCGCAGACCACCACCAGACAACTGTAGATGAGTCACCTGAAAACATTGTACACGTGAACCCCCACCTCCATGGATTGGACGGTACACGGGACGTCAGTGCTTCGGGAGTTTCATATTTAACAGTAAGGCCCATGGAGTACAAAGACTTATCAAGTCTCGCACTTGTGGGTGCCTTTGGAGACATGCAGTGTTCAGATGGTATTAAAAGTATCAACAAAACCATACTGGATGATGGGGTTGATTCTGGATCCATTGAAGTTAGAGAAGACCTCAAAGTAGCTTACAAAGCCCAAGAACCCATTTACAAGGCACTCTCATACACGTTCAACCCTGCACTCAGGGGAATTTCAGGTGATGAAGAAGGCTCAATGACCTTCCTTGAAAGGGTTGGAATTTCCTACGGAATAAAGTTTCATGAACTTGGAAACGAAGAAAAAGACCTCCTGAAGGAAGAACTTGTTAAGATCAACCCCAAAATATTTGGAGAGGTTTACTCCATTCCAAATGAAATTCCTGAACTTCGAAACATTGAGGATTACTCAAAGATTCTGGATGCATGTGGTAAGAACAAAAAACACGGTGTTGGCCTGAGCATCTGTATAGGTGACCGTGAAAGTTCAGTTAAAGAAGCAAAAACCCTTCTTAAAACCTACAGAGAAAACCTTATGAATGGTATTGGATGGATAAAAAGGGAAGGTTCCATTGGCATGGAAAACATTCAGTACATCTACACAGATGATAAAAAAAGAAAAAAGGTTCTGGGCACACTTTCAAGTATAGGAATTGAAATTGAAGTTTTAGATCCAGAAAAACCTGTTCTGGCCATATCAAGGATGGATAACATAGTTAAGATCTCTGGAAGAACATCAATGGAAATGGTTGAAAGGGGAGTGAACCTTGGATTGGCACTTGAAGCTGCTTCAAAAAGTTTCAATGGAAACGGAGGCGGTCATAACGTTGCTGCAGGTGCGGTTGTACCCTACAAGGATATGGAAAACTTCCTGAACATAGTGGATGAAATGGTGGGAGAACAGATTGGAGCTTAA
- a CDS encoding HEAT repeat domain-containing protein → MEFEDKDIKNLINGLNDTDWDVRNYIEDILVKIGDQAVEPLINALKNDDMEIQRESARALGRIGNKKALEPLIGRLKDDDVDLRKEVAVAIDKIVDKGRIPK, encoded by the coding sequence ATGGAATTTGAAGACAAAGATATTAAAAATCTTATTAACGGCCTTAACGACACTGATTGGGATGTTCGGAATTACATCGAAGATATTCTGGTTAAAATTGGAGATCAGGCTGTTGAACCCCTTATAAATGCCCTTAAAAATGATGATATGGAGATTCAAAGGGAGTCTGCAAGAGCTTTGGGTAGAATTGGGAATAAAAAAGCTTTAGAACCCTTAATAGGTCGTTTGAAGGATGATGATGTGGATTTAAGGAAGGAAGTTGCAGTTGCAATTGATAAAATTGTTGATAAAGGTAGAATTCCTAAATAA
- the cobJ gene encoding precorrin-3B C(17)-methyltransferase, which produces MISVIGIGSSPENMSIRARKAIKDSEVIITYKNYIKNIEDLIDGKEVILKGMGDEIKRAELAIQKSKEGKKVALISSGDPGVFGMGNVLFQVIGKYSGVDVEVIPGVTAATYAASLLGAPLHDFAVVSLSDILTPLSEIKRKVRAAAEGDFIITIYNPLSKTRTQPFEEAYKILLETKDPETPVGVIRSTDNGAVVTVTNLEDIKNHEINMSTTLVIGNSMTYVQEGYMITPRGYRVSYPQHELAEEFYTRYLGGEGQSGPNKSCEYYPCHSHPQNCTFCYCPFYPCGDGSTGGKWIKDKGVWSCQECEWIHQDKTVECIQATLPELLTEVDDLKNKKKELLKLRRECIYQTR; this is translated from the coding sequence ATGATCAGCGTTATAGGAATTGGATCATCCCCAGAAAACATGAGCATCCGTGCCAGAAAAGCTATAAAAGATTCAGAAGTCATAATAACTTATAAAAATTATATAAAGAATATAGAAGACCTTATTGATGGAAAGGAAGTTATTTTAAAGGGTATGGGTGATGAGATAAAACGTGCAGAACTGGCCATCCAGAAATCAAAGGAAGGTAAAAAAGTGGCCCTTATAAGTTCAGGAGACCCTGGAGTTTTTGGAATGGGGAACGTTCTGTTTCAAGTTATTGGGAAGTACAGTGGAGTTGATGTTGAGGTTATCCCCGGTGTTACAGCAGCCACATATGCAGCATCCCTACTTGGAGCTCCACTCCATGACTTTGCAGTTGTTAGTTTGAGTGATATTTTAACACCACTTTCTGAAATAAAAAGGAAGGTCCGTGCTGCAGCAGAAGGAGACTTCATAATAACCATTTACAATCCACTGAGCAAAACAAGAACCCAACCATTTGAAGAAGCCTACAAAATCCTTCTTGAAACGAAAGATCCTGAAACACCCGTCGGTGTAATTAGGAGCACGGATAATGGTGCTGTAGTTACTGTAACAAACCTGGAAGATATTAAAAATCATGAAATAAACATGTCCACAACCCTTGTAATTGGAAATTCAATGACCTACGTTCAGGAGGGTTACATGATCACTCCGAGGGGATACAGGGTTTCATATCCACAGCACGAACTTGCAGAGGAATTTTACACCAGATACCTTGGAGGTGAAGGACAATCTGGCCCAAATAAAAGCTGTGAATATTATCCCTGCCACAGCCACCCTCAAAACTGCACATTCTGTTACTGTCCATTTTATCCTTGTGGAGACGGATCCACCGGTGGTAAATGGATAAAAGACAAGGGTGTGTGGAGCTGCCAGGAATGTGAATGGATACATCAGGACAAAACAGTGGAGTGCATACAGGCCACGCTACCAGAACTGCTCACTGAAGTTGATGACCTTAAGAATAAAAAGAAAGAGCTACTGAAATTAAGGAGAGAATGCATCTACCAGACAAGATAA
- a CDS encoding aconitase X yields MDLTREEEGMYNGEEGPAVAKCMEILVALGDIYGAERLVDISSAQISGVSYKTIGDAGLEFVSELAETAKVRVPSTLNPAGVDLEIWRELGFSEEFTSKQLQIVDAYQKMGISTTCTCTPYNVGNVPMLGSHIAWSESSAVCYANSVLGARTNREGGPGALSAAICGKTAEYGYHLDTERRANLLVEVDAEVNGSDYGALGYIVGKAVGDGVPYFKLQDKPLLDELKLMGAALASSGAVALYHVEGVTPEHNNALLGVETSDLEKLSIGALDIAETHEKLSTSNKKPDLICLGCPHASLEEIRQIAQVVDGKTLKNQLWVCTSISMKAAADRMGYTDIIEKSGGKMVCDTCMVVAPIEELGFKVVGVNSAKAANYVPTMCGLDVVFGDLEDLIEE; encoded by the coding sequence ATGGATTTAACAAGAGAAGAAGAAGGAATGTACAATGGTGAAGAGGGACCCGCAGTAGCCAAATGTATGGAGATACTCGTTGCACTTGGAGACATTTATGGAGCTGAAAGGCTCGTAGATATAAGTTCAGCCCAGATATCAGGCGTTTCATATAAAACAATTGGAGATGCAGGTCTTGAATTTGTATCAGAACTTGCTGAAACTGCGAAGGTCCGTGTGCCATCAACACTGAACCCGGCAGGTGTTGACCTTGAGATATGGAGGGAACTTGGATTTTCAGAGGAATTCACATCAAAACAGCTCCAGATCGTTGATGCTTACCAGAAGATGGGAATAAGCACAACTTGCACATGCACGCCCTACAATGTTGGTAACGTACCCATGTTAGGTTCCCATATTGCATGGTCAGAATCTTCAGCTGTCTGCTATGCAAACTCAGTGCTTGGTGCAAGAACCAATCGTGAAGGGGGTCCTGGAGCACTTTCAGCAGCCATATGTGGTAAAACTGCAGAGTACGGTTACCACCTTGATACTGAGAGAAGAGCAAACCTTCTGGTTGAAGTTGATGCAGAAGTGAATGGCTCAGATTACGGTGCTTTAGGTTACATAGTAGGTAAGGCTGTTGGAGATGGAGTTCCCTACTTCAAACTCCAGGATAAACCCCTTTTAGATGAGCTCAAACTCATGGGTGCTGCACTGGCATCATCAGGTGCTGTGGCACTCTACCACGTTGAGGGAGTTACACCAGAACACAACAACGCCCTTCTGGGAGTTGAAACCTCTGATCTGGAAAAACTATCCATAGGTGCTTTAGACATAGCCGAAACCCATGAAAAACTTTCAACGAGCAACAAAAAACCTGATCTCATCTGTCTTGGATGTCCACATGCCTCTCTCGAGGAAATTCGTCAAATAGCTCAAGTGGTTGATGGTAAAACACTTAAAAATCAGCTTTGGGTCTGCACATCAATTTCAATGAAGGCTGCAGCCGACAGAATGGGTTACACAGATATAATTGAGAAGTCCGGGGGTAAAATGGTCTGCGACACTTGTATGGTTGTGGCCCCAATTGAAGAGCTCGGGTTCAAGGTTGTTGGGGTCAACTCAGCAAAGGCTGCAAACTACGTACCTACAATGTGTGGATTGGACGTTGTTTTCGGAGATCTTGAAGATTTGATAGAGGAATGA